The Methanoregula sp. UBA64 genome contains the following window.
CCCCGATGGGCTTTGTCGGGTCGCCGAAGAAGACTGCGGGGTTGGACATGACCTGGTTTGTTACAAGGCCGACCGCGTTGTGCTCGTCGATGAGCTTGAAGAGGTCGTGCATGTGCCGGTTGAGCTTCTGCTGCCGTGCGGCGAGCGTGCCACGGCCGGCGTACTCGGCACGGAAGTGGGCGGTGAGCGAGTCGATGATAAAGAGTTTCACCGGCTTGTCGGTCTCTTTGAGCTCGTTTGCAAGATCGCGGGAGTTCTCGACGAGGAGCATCTGGTGGTCCGAGGTGTGGGCCCGGGCAATGTGGATATTGTCAAGGAACGTCTGGGTATCCGGGACACCGTCTATCCCAAGGCCGGCAACCATCTGTTCGATACGCTCGGGACGGAACGTGTTCTCGGTATCGATGTAGATCACGCTGCCGTTCATGCCGCCCTGTTCCTCGGGCAGCTGGACGTTGACTGCCAGCTGGTGGACGATCTGGCTTTTACCGGAACCGAATTCACCGTAGAGTTCGGTGATTGCCTGCGTCTCAAGGCCGCCACCGAGAAGTGCATCTACTTCGGGTACGCGGAACGAGAGCTTTTTGATCTCCTTCCTCTGCTCGAAGATGTCTTTTCCGGTCCTGAAACCACCGATATCTGCGGCCTCGCGGGCGGCTTTTATGATCTTCTTTGCCGTGGACTCGGAGATCTCGGTGATCTCGGAGAGCTCGGCAGGCGAGGCGGTTGCAATGCTCTCGACCGAAAGGTATCCTGCTTCGCGCAGCTTGTCAGCGGTGGACGGCCCGACTCCGGGCAGATCCTCTATATCCAGTGGTTTGTCAGCCATTTCTTGTTACATCTCCTATGGCACAACACCATTTTAATTCTCGCTATATAACCCGGGGCCCTGCGGGGGGTGAAAGTGAAAAAGTATCAGGGCCGGGATGCTTCCAGCCGTGCGATAAGAGCGGCGAGACGCCCGGCAACATCCTGCAGATCCTTTTCGGCCGGTACCGCAGTATCGGGGATGATCCGGCTGCCGGCAAGCACCCCGGTGACTGCGATCTCGGTACCGGCCGGGTAATCGCCCTCGACAAGGTAGCGTTCGGTCCCGTTGTCGATGAACGTGCCCCCGTTCCCGGGGATTACCGTCCCGGTAAAGACGACTGCCCGGCGCTCTTCCTGCGGAAGCCGGAAGACGCTCCCCCTGCCAACGCCAAGCTCGATCCCGACGAACCGTCCTGCCCGGGCGGACCCGTGGTAAATCTCGACCCGGGTGCCCGGGCGGACCGGCTGGAGGGCAAAATCTCCCCAGAGCACCACCGCGAGATCGTCGGTCCCGTCGCTGATGCGGATGTTTCTCACCCACGACGGGTTGCCGGCCTTGGTGGTGAATGACCGGGGTTCCTGCACAGCCTTTACCTCGCCCGTGACGGAGTACTGTCCGGTATCCGCGACTGCCCCGAGCGGGGTAAAGGGAACGGTCACGGCCGTGTCCGTGAGGGTCACCGTGCTTGTCTCATCTATACTGTAAGCCCGGCCCTCTGCACGCCGGTCGGGCTTTGCCCCGGTAATATGGACCGTGCTTCCCGGTGCTATGCCCAAAAGAAGGTCGGGTGCCCAGGCAACGAGCCGGGCAGTACCCTGTGCATCCCCGACAAGGCACTCCCTGAGTTCCCCGGTCGTCCCGTCACGGCGGGAGAAGGTGCGGGGCTCGTCTGCATTGATCACGACAACATCGAGATCAACCGGCTCCATCGAGATGCTGTTTCCCGCCGTTGCCGCACAGGTAATCTCGCAGGTGACCTTCCGGAGCGCAAGGGCATAGATCTCCCTCGTGCTGTTTGCCGGGTGCCTCCCGATCACTTCCAGCACGTCGCCAATAACGATCTCGCAGACCGCTCCCGCCCGCTCGTCCCAGAGCACGATCCGGGTGGTACCGGTCTCGTCTCCGGCAAGGATTGTCGCAACCCATCCCTTCTCCCCGTCTTTCCGGTCGAACTCCTTTGGCTCGGTCTTGTCGACGACCTTTGCAAAGAAACAAAAAAGGCTGGATTTCCCCGAGAGTTCCTTTACTTTGACATGCTGGCGCCCGAGTGCATCGACCACAAGCATCGCCGCGGTCGGCTCGTCGAGGAGATCCCCGCACTCGTCGATCTTTGCCTCTACGCGCCGTTCGAACTCTTCCTGGCTGATGAGGTCGTCGACCAGCGCATAGTGGAAGAGGACCACGATATACTCCCTACCGCTGCCAGGGTGGCCGGATCATGGTGCCGGTCAGGTCGGCAAGTGTCTCGCCGCGCCGCATGAGCGCCTCTTCATTGCCGTGGATGAGGACTTCAGGACAGCGGGGCCGGCCATTGTACTGCGAGGACATAGCGTACCCGTATGCACCGGCGTCCAGCACGGCGATCAGGTCTCCTGCCGCAAGTTCGGGCAGCTTCCGGTCTGCGGCAAGGATGTCCCCGGTCTCGCAGATCGGCCCGGTCACGGTGTATTCGGAGGTGAGCGGGGCGTCCGCACGGTTTGCGACAACGACCTCGTGGTAGGAGTCGTACATTGCGGGCCGTATGAGCAGGTTGAACCCCGCGTCAACGTTCGCAAACCGCTTGTGGGCGGCCTTTGTCGAGTTCACCCTTGTGAGAAGGACCGTTGAATCGGCAACAAGGAACCGGCCCGGCTCGATCCAGAGCGTGGGGGTGATCCCCGCTTTCTTAATCCCGTCAAGGAAGACCGGCATCACGGCATTCGCGTAGTCCTCCGGCGTCGGTGCCGGATCGGTATCGTGGTGGTACGGGACGCCAAGGCCGCCGCCGAGATCGAAGAACTCGAGCTTCACGCCCATATCGGCGAGTTCCTTTGCAATTCTCACCATGACCTCTGCTGCCTTTGCAAACGGTGCTACTTCGAGGATCTGCGAGCCTATGTGGCAGTGGATCCCGACAGGTTTTACGTGTTTGCAGGCCAGCGCTTCCCGGTATGCCGCAGGGATCTGCTCGTGCGGGATCCCGAATTTGCTGGTTTTCAGGCCGGTAGCGATCTTCGGGTGGGTCGGGACTTCGAGCGCCGGGTTGACCCGGAACGAGACCTCCGCAACTTTACCGGCCTTTGCCGCGATTGCATCGAGCTGGTGGAGCTCATCAAGGGAATCGAGCGAGACTTTCACGCCGTGCTTTACTGCAAGGGCATGGTCCGTGGGGGTCTTTGAGCTGCCGTTAAAGAGCAGCTTTTCCGCCGGCATCCCCGCTTCGAGGGCGAGGGCGAGTTCGCCTGCGGAAAAGATGTCCGCCCCGGCGCCGAGTTTTGCGAGCGCCCTCATCACGGCAAGGTTGCCGTTTGCCTTTGCCGCAAAGAGGACCTGTATCTTCTCGTACCGTTTGGAGAGCGCGGCACGGTACGCCGTAAAGTGCTCGCAGATCCGGTCCTCGCTGGTCACGTAGAGCGGGGTGCCGTATTTTGCGGCAAGGGTAACGCAGTCCTGGCTCCCGATGTGCAGGTGGCCTCCTTTGACCGCGAGGTGAGAGGGAAGTTTCACAGCGATAACCTCCGCATCCGTTCAAGAGCCTCGCGTATCCGCTCCACCGGCCGGGTGATTGCAAACCGGACATAGCCCTCGCCCGCGGAACCAAAGCCAACGCCGGGGGTCACGACGATACCGGCTTCATTCAGGAGCTTTGCCGTAAAGGACATGCAGTCCTTTACCGGCATCCAGACATAGAATGTCGCCTTCGGGGAGGGAACATCAAAGCCGAGCTCTCGAAGCCCGCCGACCAGTACGTCGCGGCGCTCCTGGTAGATAGCACAGGCCTCTCTGACGCAGTCCTGGGGGCCCGAGAGGGCGGCAATTGCCGCGTGCTGGACAGCGTTAAAGACCCCGGAGTCAACGTTGGTCTTGACCCGGCCAAGGCCGGACAGGATCT
Protein-coding sequences here:
- the radA gene encoding DNA repair and recombination protein RadA — its product is MADKPLDIEDLPGVGPSTADKLREAGYLSVESIATASPAELSEITEISESTAKKIIKAAREAADIGGFRTGKDIFEQRKEIKKLSFRVPEVDALLGGGLETQAITELYGEFGSGKSQIVHQLAVNVQLPEEQGGMNGSVIYIDTENTFRPERIEQMVAGLGIDGVPDTQTFLDNIHIARAHTSDHQMLLVENSRDLANELKETDKPVKLFIIDSLTAHFRAEYAGRGTLAARQQKLNRHMHDLFKLIDEHNAVGLVTNQVMSNPAVFFGDPTKPIGGNIVGHTATFRIYLRKSKAGKRIARLVDSPNLPEGEAPFMVEEAGLKPC
- a CDS encoding nucleic acid-binding protein encodes the protein MVLFHYALVDDLISQEEFERRVEAKIDECGDLLDEPTAAMLVVDALGRQHVKVKELSGKSSLFCFFAKVVDKTEPKEFDRKDGEKGWVATILAGDETGTTRIVLWDERAGAVCEIVIGDVLEVIGRHPANSTREIYALALRKVTCEITCAATAGNSISMEPVDLDVVVINADEPRTFSRRDGTTGELRECLVGDAQGTARLVAWAPDLLLGIAPGSTVHITGAKPDRRAEGRAYSIDETSTVTLTDTAVTVPFTPLGAVADTGQYSVTGEVKAVQEPRSFTTKAGNPSWVRNIRISDGTDDLAVVLWGDFALQPVRPGTRVEIYHGSARAGRFVGIELGVGRGSVFRLPQEERRAVVFTGTVIPGNGGTFIDNGTERYLVEGDYPAGTEIAVTGVLAGSRIIPDTAVPAEKDLQDVAGRLAALIARLEASRP
- the lysA gene encoding diaminopimelate decarboxylase is translated as MKLPSHLAVKGGHLHIGSQDCVTLAAKYGTPLYVTSEDRICEHFTAYRAALSKRYEKIQVLFAAKANGNLAVMRALAKLGAGADIFSAGELALALEAGMPAEKLLFNGSSKTPTDHALAVKHGVKVSLDSLDELHQLDAIAAKAGKVAEVSFRVNPALEVPTHPKIATGLKTSKFGIPHEQIPAAYREALACKHVKPVGIHCHIGSQILEVAPFAKAAEVMVRIAKELADMGVKLEFFDLGGGLGVPYHHDTDPAPTPEDYANAVMPVFLDGIKKAGITPTLWIEPGRFLVADSTVLLTRVNSTKAAHKRFANVDAGFNLLIRPAMYDSYHEVVVANRADAPLTSEYTVTGPICETGDILAADRKLPELAAGDLIAVLDAGAYGYAMSSQYNGRPRCPEVLIHGNEEALMRRGETLADLTGTMIRPPWQR